The Aureimonas populi genome includes the window ACGCGCACCAGCGCGACGAATTCGTCGCCGCCCAGCCGCGCCACCACCTCGGCTTCCGGCAGGGCCGCGCGCATCCGCCGGGCGACCTGCTTCAGCACCTCATCCCCCACCAGATGGCCGTGGCGGTCGTTGATGGCCTTGAAGCCGTCGAGATCGACCACGATCAGACCGAGGCGCGCCTGCTCGTCCTCGGCCGCGTCCTGCGCATCCTCGGCGCAGACGACGAAGCCCCGGCGGTTGGCCAGGCCCGTCAGGTCGTCCGTCAGCGCGGCCTTCTCCAGCTCGCGCTCCAGCCTCTTGCGCTCGGTGATGTCGATCGCGATGCCCACCAGCTTGTACACCCGCCCGCTTTGCGGATCGCGCACCGGGTTCAGCAGCGTGTGGAACCAGCGGCGGCCGCAGGGCAGCGAAAGCCTCTCCTCGTAATCCTTGAACACACCCGTCGCCACGCAGTCGCTGTAGCGCCTGTGCAGCATCTCGGCGGCGCGGGCCGACAGGCACTCGCGCAATGGGCGGCCGGCGACCTCGGCGTTGGACAGGCCCGACAGGCCCTCATAGGCGGCATTGATGCCCAGGAAACGGAACCCGTCCGTGCCGACCGCGAGGACAAAGGCCGGAACCCCGATATCGTCGATCTGAACGAATGGCATGCACTCAACTCCCCCACGATCCGGCGGGGCTTATCGCCGAGACGTGAAGTCTCGCTTAAAAGCGATGTCGTCCCCCGGCCCTTGCCCGAGGGCAAAGGCGGCCCCCTCCGCCGAAGGGTAAAGAAAGGGCGCGGCCCGATGCGGAGGCCGCGCCCTTGGAATCGGACTGCGCTGAAGCCCGCGTTCAGCTTTCCTCGCCGCCCGCATTCGCGAAATCGAAGCTCTCGATCATCTCCTCGACCTCGTCGGCGATGTCGGCGAGGAAGTCGCCCGCCTCCTCGGCATTCTCCGAGCCCTGGGTCACGAGCATGGCGAGCTGGATCTTGAGCACGGTGGAAACGTCCTCGAGCGTCTTGCCCTCGAAGAGGCTTGAAATCTTCTCGTTGATCTCGTCCAGTTCGACATCGGTCATCGTTCGGTCTCTCCTGTTTGCGGTCCAAAAGCCGCTCAGCGGCGAGGGGTTCCCCGTGCTGGCTTGCCATCTACGGGGAAAGGCCGCCCGATGGAACGCGAAAGGTCGTCGGCGTTCCGTCGGCGCGCAACAGGAGGCGATCCCATGACACCGCCGGAGACGTTCCAGTGGCGCGACCTCGCCAGCGCCCCGCGCGACGGCACCCGCATTCTGGTCACGCTGCGCGCCACGGAGCAAGGCCCGGCCACCGTCGATACGGCCTATTGGGCCCGTGGCACCAGCCGGGCCGGGGAAGGCTGGCGCGCCGCCGATTCCAGCGCCGACTGCGTCATCCTCTATGCAGAGGCCGAGCTGATGGGATGGATGCCCCTGCCCTCGCCGCTCGCCGCCTCATGGCCCGAGCCGATGCGCCCCGAGGACGCGCAGGAGGACGCCGGCTCGGGCATATGAGGGCTTATCCGGTCGCGGCACGCGAACTCTGTTAACCAAGGGGCGGAACGCCATCCCGTACGCGTCGTTGCTCCTGTCCACCCGTTGGAAAGGACCGACCCCATGTTCATGCGCGTCGATAAGCTGCAAGTCGAACTGCCGGCGCCCACCCGCGCCGATCCCAACGCCGCCGCCGCTCTTCAGGAACTGCTCGGCGGGAAGTATGGAGAGATGTCCACGCTCGGCAACTACATGTTCCAGAGCTTCAACTTCCGCTCCAAGACCAAGCTGAAACCCTTCTACAGCCTCGTGGCGGCCATCACGGCCGAGGAGCTCGGCCATGTCGAGCTTGTCTCGAACGGCGTGGCGATGCTGGCCA containing:
- a CDS encoding sensor domain-containing diguanylate cyclase, whose amino-acid sequence is MPFVQIDDIGVPAFVLAVGTDGFRFLGINAAYEGLSGLSNAEVAGRPLRECLSARAAEMLHRRYSDCVATGVFKDYEERLSLPCGRRWFHTLLNPVRDPQSGRVYKLVGIAIDITERKRLERELEKAALTDDLTGLANRRGFVVCAEDAQDAAEDEQARLGLIVVDLDGFKAINDRHGHLVGDEVLKQVARRMRAALPEAEVVARLGGDEFVALVRVEGEEHLGERAATLGERLCAPLVLEGYPALDMGASVGAALWAPGATLSGVMAFADSRMYAAKGHRRRAA